One Planctomycetaceae bacterium genomic window carries:
- a CDS encoding DUF4058 family protein: MPLLDHFRPPLSQRGSWEGFHGMWPALIVQQLNDLLPHRYHAEPRVHLGTAFEIDVCTFEPNRRGGEVAEAGEFGTVSTSAAAWAPPEPTLAVEVDPTELYEYEVLILDDDRDRDLVAAVEIASPGNQDRPETRRAFVAKCAALLQKKVCVSIVDLVTTMHFNLYCELLDIFGQEDPAFNAKSPATYAVTCRSRNLGERSRFETWAYPMIVGQPLPVLPLWLSDQLAVSLDLESAYQETCRALRLIA, encoded by the coding sequence ATGCCGCTGCTTGATCATTTTCGTCCGCCACTTTCACAACGAGGATCGTGGGAGGGGTTCCACGGGATGTGGCCAGCGCTGATCGTTCAGCAACTGAACGATCTGCTTCCACACCGGTATCACGCCGAGCCGCGTGTGCATCTCGGAACCGCTTTCGAAATCGATGTCTGTACCTTTGAGCCGAATCGTCGCGGCGGTGAAGTCGCCGAGGCGGGTGAATTCGGAACAGTCTCGACGTCGGCAGCCGCCTGGGCGCCACCTGAACCGACGCTGGCCGTGGAAGTGGATCCCACGGAACTGTACGAATACGAAGTTCTGATCCTTGACGACGATCGAGACCGCGATCTGGTGGCAGCCGTCGAAATCGCCAGCCCGGGAAATCAGGATCGGCCGGAAACTCGCAGGGCGTTCGTGGCCAAGTGCGCCGCGCTTCTGCAAAAAAAAGTCTGCGTCAGCATCGTCGATCTGGTGACGACGATGCACTTCAATCTGTACTGCGAACTTCTGGACATCTTCGGACAGGAGGATCCGGCGTTCAATGCAAAGTCGCCGGCCACTTATGCCGTGACGTGCCGCAGCAGAAATCTGGGTGAACGATCACGCTTCGAAACGTGGGCGTATCCCATGATCGTCGGACAACCGCTTCCAGTTCTGCCGCTGTGGCTCAGCGACCAGCTTGCCGTGTCACTGGATCTGGAATCCGCCTATCAGGAAACCTGCCGAGCACTGCGGCTCATCGCGTGA
- a CDS encoding serine/threonine-protein kinase: MTASSDPRDTKHGPRTDVDSGARDPHRPDTEYDESTAEGRRTVADSVVEPSGAMTISNPGDVSRLRSNIYRQSIGTRRFPAAGEEDVVGEQHVAQAEDIASQDDSSAEDRVASEGRLEPDEREGQRTVLDTQDKRAGTDGDDTGGSGAAECRLDKSLNIRSRPVSGNPLFGGGHPSDYRIVRKLAEGGMGVVYVARQTSLDRELAIKTLRPMKPRPPSESATRGRVSEAQRQRREMFLSEALVTANLVHPHIVPIHDLCQTDDGLPFYAMEHVHGKPWDERMAVMPLPANLDVLLKVADAVAYAHHHGVVNRDLKPENVMLGDFGEVVVLDWGLAMPAADVQQRQFQSPAAAIGAGTPAYMAPELWTGPAEAIGTWSDIYLLGAILFEIITGEPPHEFPDPPENANRSVMRKLIDDVVRPNTIRPTSEKAN, from the coding sequence ATGACGGCTTCCTCCGATCCCCGCGACACGAAGCACGGCCCGCGAACGGACGTCGACAGCGGCGCGCGTGATCCTCACCGCCCGGACACGGAATACGACGAATCCACCGCCGAAGGCCGCAGAACGGTTGCGGATTCCGTTGTTGAACCGTCGGGAGCGATGACGATTTCCAATCCCGGCGACGTGTCGCGACTTCGCAGCAACATTTATCGGCAGTCGATCGGCACACGTCGATTTCCGGCTGCCGGTGAAGAAGACGTCGTCGGCGAGCAACACGTCGCCCAGGCTGAAGACATCGCCAGCCAGGATGATTCGTCTGCCGAAGATCGTGTGGCCTCCGAGGGACGCCTGGAACCGGACGAACGCGAAGGTCAGCGAACCGTCCTGGACACTCAGGACAAGCGCGCCGGAACAGACGGCGACGACACCGGCGGAAGCGGCGCTGCCGAGTGCCGGCTTGATAAGTCGCTGAACATCCGCAGCCGGCCGGTCAGCGGAAACCCGTTGTTTGGCGGCGGTCATCCTTCCGATTACCGGATTGTTCGCAAGCTGGCCGAAGGCGGCATGGGCGTCGTCTATGTGGCTCGGCAGACGTCGCTCGATCGTGAACTGGCGATCAAGACACTGCGGCCGATGAAGCCGCGGCCGCCGTCGGAGTCCGCGACTCGCGGCCGAGTCTCCGAAGCGCAGCGTCAGCGGCGGGAGATGTTTCTGTCCGAAGCGCTGGTCACCGCCAATCTGGTGCATCCGCACATCGTGCCGATCCACGATTTGTGCCAGACCGACGACGGGCTGCCGTTTTATGCGATGGAACACGTCCACGGCAAACCGTGGGACGAACGCATGGCTGTGATGCCGCTGCCGGCGAATCTGGATGTGCTGCTGAAGGTTGCCGACGCCGTCGCGTACGCTCATCACCACGGAGTCGTCAATCGCGACCTGAAACCCGAAAACGTCATGCTGGGTGACTTCGGCGAAGTCGTGGTGCTGGACTGGGGGCTGGCGATGCCCGCGGCGGATGTGCAGCAGCGGCAGTTTCAGTCGCCGGCGGCGGCCATCGGCGCCGGAACTCCCGCCTATATGGCTCCCGAACTGTGGACCGGTCCGGCGGAAGCCATCGGCACGTGGAGCGACATCTATCTGCTGGGAGCCATCCTGTTCGAAATCATCACCGGTGAACCTCCGCACGAATTCCCGGACCCTCCCGAAAACGCAAATCGCAGCGTGATGCGGAAACTGATCGATGATGTCGTTCGCCCCAACACCATTCGGCCGACTTCCGAAAAAGCGAACTGA